Genomic segment of Bacteroidia bacterium:
AAAGGATGTGAAGGAAAAAGCAAAATTATTAATGGCAAAAATGAAAAAAGCAGTGGAAAACAATAAAGTAAACAAAGCTGACCCCTATGCTGACCGACTTAACAAGTTGTACAATTCTCTGAATGATTATATAGAAAATAAAACAACAAGTCCAGTAATTAATAAAAGTGAATTGAATGGCTTAATGGGGATGGCTGGATTCAATCAAAAAAAAAGCCCCGAACTATACGGAATCGAAGAAGAACCAGAAAATAACGAAGTAATCCGTAGTTCAGAATTAGCAAACATGAATTTTAAAACCATCGGGCTTCAGGGAAAGTATTGTGAATTAATCGGTGATCCTTCCGTTGGTTTTTCTGCAATGGTTTACGGCTTGCCTAAATCCGGCAAATCCACCCTCTGCATTGACTTTGCCAAATATCTTGCCGAAAATCATGGCAAGGTGTTATATTGTGCTATAGAGGAAAAATTCGGATATACTTTAAAGGAGAAGATGGATAGGCTTGGTGCTAATCATCCGAAACTGTATGTATCAGAAAAAATACCGGATAATATTTCGGATTATGATTTTGTTTTTATTGATAGTATTTCTCGTGCTGGTTTTGACATGGATTATTTACGAAAACTCAGAAAAGACAACCCTAAAACTTCATTTATTTTCATTTACCACACTACCAAAGACGGAAAATTCAGGGGTACAAATGAGAATGCACACGAAGTAGATGTTATTATTGAGGTAACGGATGGGAAAGCAAAAGGAAATGGAAGGTTTGGGATAGGTGGGAATATTACAGTGTTTTAATTCTATTAATTTACAAACAACTCCCACTGAATAGAATTGCCATTAATAGATTCACTTTAGTTTATAATTTCTTTAATTCATCGATAGTTGATTCAATTACACTAGATATTTTTTCATCAATAATTTCTTGATATTTTACTGCCTTTCCATCTGTAACATCTATTGCAATACAATATTCAGGATTTACAAAATATTTCCCTGAATGAATCTTTTCTATATATCTGAATATCATTTCTGCAAACATTCCTAATTCTGTTTTTGTATAGCCTTTCAGTTTAGCAACAAACCAAATTCCACCTATTTCTTCATCTTTAGTTCCTGAATATGAGTAAACAAATCTTGGTCTTGATTCAATTGGTAAGCCATTTATATTAACTATCATATCAGATAGATGCTTTTTGATGTAGTTCAATTTTGATTTAGGTTTTGTTTCTTTTAAATCAAAATCTTTAAAATTTTCAAGAACATTTATGTTACGTTGAAATTGGTCTTTTACATTTTTGTTATTTGTTAATTTTATCTTATCTCTTAATTCTTCAATCTTTTCATCTAGTAATTTTAAATTTTCCGTTTTGAAAGAATTACTAATAGCACTTAAACTTGTAATCCAGTAATCACCACCTGAATCATTTTTAGGTTTTTTGTCTTTTTTTAAGTTATTTACAAAGGTGATTTTAGACTTATCACTTTTCCTTTTAAATTCTATTAACTTTTTTACAGTAATTTTTTTCATATAGTAATCTTTTTGGGTTAATACAGTCCAGCGCATTTAGTCCATTTTGTTTGTGAATAACTCATCATGAAATTAACTTTTTAATTGCTTCTGGGTCAAAACTTATTAGTCGTTTGTTTGCCAGCAAAGATGGAACTGCTCCTGTAGTATGAGGAACTCTAACGCAAATTATTTCCTTGTGAAAACTGTTTGAAAGTTCAACTTCTACTTCTATCCATTCGTGATTATGTGTATCTTGACCAACTAAAACCATTACAAACGCAGCGTCTTCAATTTTGCTTTTAATATGTCGCTTCACAGCTTCTTTTCCTTGTTGTCGTTTGTCTTCTGTTTCGTGAGTTATGGCAACATCGCCAAGGCGGTTATCTCTAACCCATTTTTTAATTGAGTCAATTCTGTGTCTGTCCTCAAATACACAACTTATAAAAATTGATTTGCTCATTGTTGCTTTTATTTTGTTTAGCGTCCTGCCTTTATTGCAGCTTCTTCAATCCATTTTGGAAAATTAACTTTGCCATTATCCCAATCGTAACTGTACCGTTTATAAAATTCAGAAAGCCTAAAATCTTTACCAAAATGTTGTTCGTTAAAAAAAGAGTTCTTGATTGAAAGTAAATCTTTATAAACAACCCACAGGCTGTCTTTCTTTTCAAATAACTCAATTATCTTTCCGTCTTTGCTAATTTTTACAGCAAGATAATCAAATGGATTTTCACCTGCCCATAGTTTCTTGTTACCGTATTTGTCTTTTATCCAGTTGATACCTACCCCAACTTGACCTTTATTGGCTTCAAAACTTTTCATTATTTCATATCTAACAAATCTTCTTGAATAAGTGTCGCTACCAATTAACACACAATTTACACTTGAACCTTTTAATTCTGCTTCTACAAGGGCTTTGATTTTTTTTACCTTCTTTTCCTCTGCTTCTTCCCAAATAGATAAGTCACGGAATTCCTCTCCTTTTTTGCGAAACTTTCCACTATTGCGAACAACATTTGCCCTAAAATCTATCACGTCTTGATAGCTGAAAGAAAAGTAAACGTTTCGAGGCATTGATTAATACTTATTCCTTATTTTAATTGCTTCTTCAATCCAATCTTCTATATTCTCCTTGATGTGGTTATATACATTTGTGCTTTTTTTGTAAGGTGGGTCATAGCACTTTACAATTGAAGATAATTTTTCTTTGCCTATTTTGAAATGATCAAATGGATTATTGCCCTTTTCTGTTTGTTCACCATCACTATCTCTCAAGTTGTGTACATAAATTCCGAAAATTCCTCTACCATCCTTCCATGCCTTTTCAATTTCATAGTCAATCCATTTTCTGCCTGCTGTTTTTTTTCCAACAAAGACAACAACACAAGACTTTCCATTCATATTATCATCAATCCATTTTTGAATAGCCTTGTTGCCTGCATTTATAACTTCCTCCCATTTGTTAGTTGTAGCGACACTGCTACCTTCAATTTTCCCCATACTTCTAATTTGAGAAGCTCTCCAATTATCGGGGATGTAATGAAAGCTTGTAAAAATTCGTTTAGCCATTTTATCACTTATTGATTGTATGAATAATTGTTATTACTTTTTTGATTATTTCTTCTTTTGTTAATTTGCTTGATGCTAAATCATTAACAAGAGGAATAATCCATTCAATCCCCTTGTAATATGACTCAGGTGCTTTCATAATTTCATCGAAAATATCTTTTGTGATATATCCAGTTGTTGCGATAGGAATGGGAATTAGACCTTGTGAGATTGCTATTTCAAATTCTCTTTTCACACCA
This window contains:
- a CDS encoding TIR domain-containing protein, which translates into the protein MSKSIFISCVFEDRHRIDSIKKWVRDNRLGDVAITHETEDKRQQGKEAVKRHIKSKIEDAAFVMVLVGQDTHNHEWIEVEVELSNSFHKEIICVRVPHTTGAVPSLLANKRLISFDPEAIKKLIS
- a CDS encoding ATP-binding protein; this translates as MITTSNYIEQTRNIDFDNLPAALKNGDKLTKGAATNNWSAYNSNENIKRVVDAYIQKLNEYLKKNPPEKPKAVKSEKTKDESKKKPEPNVKKTESKKVEPEQEPEGVEKILPEVGFIKRYVGMHGKEKTQDEILRFLNSLQKAILEKRIRKTSVYAKEIENIQNQLIKCYEKMGDSIKITIDNKTIARYNEIAHSQKTMLSVTYIRQYINLHGKKDVKEKAKLLMAKMKKAVENNKVNKADPYADRLNKLYNSLNDYIENKTTSPVINKSELNGLMGMAGFNQKKSPELYGIEEEPENNEVIRSSELANMNFKTIGLQGKYCELIGDPSVGFSAMVYGLPKSGKSTLCIDFAKYLAENHGKVLYCAIEEKFGYTLKEKMDRLGANHPKLYVSEKIPDNISDYDFVFIDSISRAGFDMDYLRKLRKDNPKTSFIFIYHTTKDGKFRGTNENAHEVDVIIEVTDGKAKGNGRFGIGGNITVF
- a CDS encoding TIR domain-containing protein; this encodes MPRNVYFSFSYQDVIDFRANVVRNSGKFRKKGEEFRDLSIWEEAEEKKVKKIKALVEAELKGSSVNCVLIGSDTYSRRFVRYEIMKSFEANKGQVGVGINWIKDKYGNKKLWAGENPFDYLAVKISKDGKIIELFEKKDSLWVVYKDLLSIKNSFFNEQHFGKDFRLSEFYKRYSYDWDNGKVNFPKWIEEAAIKAGR
- a CDS encoding TIR domain-containing protein translates to MAKRIFTSFHYIPDNWRASQIRSMGKIEGSSVATTNKWEEVINAGNKAIQKWIDDNMNGKSCVVVFVGKKTAGRKWIDYEIEKAWKDGRGIFGIYVHNLRDSDGEQTEKGNNPFDHFKIGKEKLSSIVKCYDPPYKKSTNVYNHIKENIEDWIEEAIKIRNKY